A single region of the Neisseriaceae bacterium genome encodes:
- a CDS encoding AI-2E family transporter, with product MYQTEKKLYIPWLIILFISGVIIYLCYMLSNILTPFIVGIILAYFLNPLATRLSHKIPRMVASLIIVMGTVVLILVFIAFVIPVLLQQLHELIDKMPVVLNWIQANGDKINLPVSLRDKLDIIGNQINFREFFSTENLGSIWQQNSQTFKSLILKISVYAKQTGSGIILLLYNLLMLPMTLFYFLYIWPQLMGRLGRLIPIRYHRVVTEFMRKLDKALSEFVRAQFLVMVVMGLVYGIGLTLVGLKNGFAIGFMTGFLVFIPYFGFTVGSILATLAVILQYGDIWHLVGVWIVFGIGQTVESLVITPKLIGDRIGLSPVLVIFVLLAFGSLFGFTGMLLALPISAVCVVIMHTISDQYYKSDFYLEEE from the coding sequence TATACCATGGTTGATAATACTGTTTATTTCTGGGGTGATTATTTACTTGTGTTATATGCTGTCTAACATTCTGACCCCTTTTATAGTAGGTATAATTTTAGCCTATTTCCTCAATCCATTGGCCACAAGATTATCGCACAAGATACCCAGAATGGTTGCCTCCTTAATAATAGTGATGGGCACTGTAGTTTTGATTTTAGTTTTTATTGCATTTGTTATTCCAGTATTATTGCAACAATTACATGAATTAATTGATAAGATGCCTGTGGTCTTAAATTGGATACAAGCTAATGGAGATAAAATTAATTTACCTGTAAGTCTTCGGGATAAGTTAGATATTATTGGAAATCAGATTAATTTTAGAGAATTTTTCAGTACTGAGAACTTGGGATCGATTTGGCAACAAAATAGTCAAACATTTAAATCACTTATTTTAAAAATTTCTGTTTATGCTAAGCAAACTGGTAGTGGTATTATTTTATTGCTTTATAATTTGCTTATGTTACCTATGACCTTATTTTATTTCTTGTATATTTGGCCTCAGTTGATGGGGAGGTTGGGACGCTTAATCCCAATAAGATATCATAGGGTTGTTACTGAATTTATGAGGAAGTTAGATAAAGCTCTATCAGAATTTGTTCGTGCACAATTCTTGGTCATGGTAGTAATGGGGTTAGTTTATGGAATAGGTCTAACTTTAGTGGGGTTAAAAAATGGATTTGCAATAGGTTTTATGACAGGTTTTTTAGTTTTTATCCCGTATTTTGGCTTTACTGTGGGTTCTATATTAGCTACCTTGGCAGTGATTTTGCAATATGGAGATATTTGGCACTTGGTTGGTGTTTGGATTGTGTTTGGCATTGGTCAAACTGTGGAGTCATTGGTTATTACGCCTAAACTAATTGGTGATCGAATTGGTCTTTCACCGGTTCTAGTCATTTTTGTTTTGTTGGCATTCGGTAGCTTATTTGGTTTTACTGGCATGTTACTTGCACTACCTATCTCTGCTGTTTGTGTTGTAATCATGCATACTATTTCTGATCAATACTATAAGAGTGATTTTTACTTAGAAGAAGAGTAA
- a CDS encoding autotransporter domain-containing protein, with product MVKMIDRKLLILTLLSSFSSTVSYSEELKNNQDLSSQITCATCQGSGDEMTNYVIFLNGLFALTELSLVFSHDVKFQPKLSYPDIKQYVLKNNVQNTALSQSIKLSSAFMPGNLKHKKGVRLGYDFSGYDMNSQNKDFEFRNVVTFGDSLSYTGSFSGSSVYMATGNPSFFYNSFLSMYLTGKLNTARDQNGTNYAISGALVKWNSNLLQLLLDPISIMRSKMSQQIEYYLDDNGQVADPKDVFVLWGGGNDMTGDVIQAAMPWNWDKILTSSGSYLDDKPKVLGDYAQLLADKGAENIFVLGLPDLGLSPFSGAGMVESGVGALMGMLTSRMPYYFKFLNRILKPGEWLLGAMDSYLRNNNNLVGTPVGNADEYFIDNYARMYNHFMPLIPKELWRWVIVIPLQLQRNLVLRWNRDLQERLMDVNGNIVYADIYRLYEEVQNDPYTYGFTNILVAQCGLGKESRSCDAGDDYYHGDDGQVYMYTDWHHPSPQMNQIIAEYLLSIFNAPGYVSGLSRVSEVNESVRNNFMKNEMKYMRFDTREVGEFRTFASILTGIDKNSRSLSSRNLSTQGIGAGFVYRASEGLDVGASLSLMYGDKHPSNQLKYKDSAQALTAFMQYKDASGLWANGQVYTGWEQMSDIKRSMQFLKHIRTEKGATKGKVSGFGASVGYDVQISELGCDECSTTWYATPYIEGSVTKFKVKGYEEEGNSSTAMEFNEQKRTNKLGTLGVQFSSRSPKLNTNLDIAYTKNFDYEEFEAEGRLKNFAKNFHRSGKGIAKERKGWLSITPSVEYKINDEVSVYGNVNYDYVNSKLMQLNGTLGIRSKF from the coding sequence ATGGTCAAAATGATAGACAGGAAGTTACTAATATTAACTTTGTTATCTAGTTTTAGTAGTACAGTAAGTTATTCTGAAGAATTAAAAAATAATCAAGATTTATCCAGTCAGATAACATGTGCTACGTGTCAGGGCAGCGGTGATGAAATGACTAATTATGTCATTTTTTTAAACGGATTATTTGCATTAACTGAGCTATCATTGGTGTTCAGTCACGATGTTAAATTTCAACCTAAGCTATCCTATCCAGATATTAAGCAATATGTCTTAAAAAATAATGTTCAGAATACTGCTTTGTCTCAATCAATCAAATTGTCTTCAGCATTTATGCCAGGAAATTTAAAACACAAGAAAGGTGTTAGATTAGGTTATGATTTTTCTGGTTATGATATGAATTCTCAAAATAAAGATTTTGAATTTAGGAATGTGGTTACTTTTGGTGATTCATTATCATACACAGGATCTTTCTCCGGTAGTTCTGTTTATATGGCAACAGGTAATCCATCATTTTTTTACAATAGTTTTTTATCAATGTACTTGACTGGTAAACTTAATACAGCAAGAGATCAAAATGGTACTAATTATGCAATTTCAGGCGCATTGGTTAAATGGAATTCTAACCTATTACAGTTATTGTTAGATCCTATATCGATTATGCGCTCTAAGATGTCACAGCAAATAGAATACTATTTAGATGATAATGGGCAAGTTGCTGACCCTAAAGATGTGTTTGTATTGTGGGGAGGTGGCAATGATATGACCGGCGATGTTATACAAGCAGCAATGCCATGGAATTGGGATAAAATCTTAACTTCATCAGGTAGTTATTTAGATGACAAGCCAAAAGTTTTAGGAGATTATGCTCAGTTACTGGCGGATAAGGGGGCAGAAAATATCTTTGTGTTAGGTTTACCAGATCTGGGTTTATCACCATTTTCCGGAGCGGGGATGGTTGAATCTGGCGTAGGGGCTTTAATGGGTATGTTGACGAGTCGTATGCCATATTATTTTAAATTTTTAAACAGGATCCTAAAACCGGGTGAATGGCTATTGGGTGCAATGGATAGTTATTTACGAAACAATAACAATTTGGTGGGTACACCGGTTGGTAATGCAGATGAATACTTTATAGATAACTATGCAAGGATGTATAACCACTTTATGCCATTGATTCCGAAAGAGTTATGGCGTTGGGTGATAGTGATTCCATTACAATTACAACGTAACTTGGTGCTTCGTTGGAATAGAGATTTACAAGAACGTTTAATGGATGTGAATGGTAATATAGTTTATGCTGATATTTACCGCTTATATGAAGAAGTACAAAACGATCCATATACCTATGGTTTTACTAACATTCTAGTAGCACAATGTGGCTTAGGTAAAGAGTCTAGATCATGTGATGCGGGGGATGATTATTATCATGGAGATGATGGACAAGTGTATATGTATACTGACTGGCATCACCCAAGCCCACAAATGAATCAAATCATAGCGGAATACTTGTTGAGTATCTTCAATGCACCGGGTTATGTATCTGGTTTATCTAGAGTTTCGGAGGTAAACGAGAGTGTACGTAATAACTTCATGAAGAATGAGATGAAGTATATGAGGTTTGATACAAGAGAAGTAGGTGAGTTTAGAACGTTTGCAAGTATATTAACGGGGATAGATAAGAACAGTCGATCATTAAGTTCAAGGAATTTATCGACCCAAGGTATAGGAGCAGGGTTTGTGTACAGAGCCTCTGAAGGTTTAGATGTAGGAGCCTCATTATCGTTGATGTATGGAGATAAACATCCAAGTAATCAATTGAAGTATAAAGACAGTGCACAAGCATTGACGGCATTTATGCAATATAAAGATGCGAGTGGTTTGTGGGCAAATGGGCAAGTTTATACGGGTTGGGAGCAAATGTCTGATATCAAACGTTCGATGCAGTTTCTAAAACACATTAGAACGGAGAAAGGCGCAACGAAGGGTAAGGTATCAGGGTTTGGTGCTTCCGTGGGATATGACGTGCAAATATCGGAATTAGGTTGCGATGAATGTTCTACGACTTGGTATGCCACCCCTTACATTGAAGGTAGTGTGACTAAATTCAAGGTTAAGGGATATGAAGAAGAGGGTAATAGTTCTACGGCGATGGAATTTAATGAACAAAAACGCACAAATAAATTAGGTACGTTAGGTGTTCAATTTAGTAGTCGTTCGCCGAAGTTAAATACTAACCTAGACATAGCATACACGAAGAACTTCGACTATGAAGAGTTTGAAGCAGAGGGGCGTTTAAAGAACTTTGCTAAAAACTTCCATCGTTCAGGTAAAGGTATTGCAAAAGAAAGGAAAGGTTGGTTATCGATTACACCAAGCGTTGAGTACAAGATCAATGATGAAGTATCGGTATATGGTAATGTGAATTATGATTATGTCAATAGTAAGTTGATGCAATTAAATGGTACTTTAGGTATTAGGAGTAAATTCTAA
- a CDS encoding DnaA regulatory inactivator Hda, with amino-acid sequence MKQIVINFEDQGYPGFDSFLGSQNQELLSILKSDEPQLMLVWGAEGIGKSHLLKSWVKQRLVQGRPAIMISKLQQQNFDEILNNAYQYIAIDDIHKSDENLQIKLLHLFDELVNSGCHLLVSADGPPQRLTQLRHDLRTRLGLCLIYEIFPLSEQEKLETMRKFIQIRQTNISDEVLNYLISHSPRTLDFLLNTLQEVDNYAVKNKRKVTIPLLKQFLLEKHL; translated from the coding sequence ATGAAGCAAATAGTGATTAATTTTGAAGATCAGGGTTATCCTGGTTTTGATTCTTTTTTAGGCAGTCAAAATCAAGAATTATTGTCAATATTAAAATCAGATGAGCCTCAGCTTATGTTGGTGTGGGGGGCAGAAGGAATTGGGAAAAGCCACTTACTTAAGTCATGGGTCAAACAAAGACTAGTTCAGGGGCGACCAGCCATCATGATTTCGAAGTTGCAACAACAGAATTTTGATGAAATTCTTAATAATGCTTATCAATATATTGCCATTGATGATATTCATAAGTCTGATGAAAATTTACAGATCAAACTACTTCATCTGTTTGATGAGTTGGTTAATTCGGGGTGTCATTTACTAGTGAGTGCAGATGGGCCACCACAGAGATTGACTCAATTGCGTCATGATTTGAGAACCAGACTAGGATTGTGTTTAATTTATGAAATATTTCCTTTATCCGAGCAAGAAAAATTAGAAACAATGAGAAAGTTTATTCAAATAAGGCAGACCAACATATCTGATGAAGTTTTAAATTATTTAATTTCTCATTCTCCTAGAACATTAGATTTTTTATTAAATACCTTGCAAGAAGTTGATAATTATGCTGTCAAAAATAAAAGAAAAGTGACTATTCCTTTATTGAAACAATTTTTGTTGGAGAAACATTTGTGA
- the htpG gene encoding molecular chaperone HtpG, with the protein MKQTLNFQTEVKELLQLMIHSLYSNKEIFLRELISNGADAIDKLRFEQLNNSDLSKNNSDFKITITTDPDKKTIIISDNGIGMTEQEIIDNIGTIAKSGTKAFLGKLTGDQKKDANLIGQFGVGFYSAFIVADEVVVESRSAYVDQSKGVRWSSKGNGEFTVEPIEKEQIGTDITLHLKKEDLDLLSDWTLRRIVNTYSDHISVPIHMKKAPEYNKEGDVIPSNELEIVNQAKALWTRPKSEITEEQYQDFYHHVAHDFSNALAWIHFKVEGHQDYTGLLYIPSQAPFNLYDRETSYGIKLYVKRVFIMDDAKKLIPSYLRFVRGVIDSNDLPLNVSREILQQNKDIDTIRSGSVKKILDLISSLSKNEPEKFKIFWNQFGAVFKEGIGEDFNNKERIASLSRFSSSLNNSPEQNVSLDEYIARMQPGQDKIYYITADSYQAAKNSPHLEIFLKKNIEVLLLTDQVDEWFVNLLKEYKNKPLNSIVKGELNLESLGEQTIEGSVKDDELTNTVLEILKTALKDKVSDVRTTIRLTESPACLVVEENEMSQYLVRMLESAGAQSTGIAQGKLPILEVNSEHALFKMLSKEKNTEKAVHLAEIIFDQALLSEGGKLNNPSEFIKRMNQLIIEQ; encoded by the coding sequence ATGAAACAAACTTTAAATTTTCAGACTGAAGTTAAAGAATTATTACAATTAATGATTCACTCCTTGTACTCCAATAAAGAAATATTTCTGAGGGAGCTCATCTCCAATGGTGCGGATGCTATTGATAAACTCCGTTTTGAACAGTTAAATAATTCAGATTTATCAAAAAATAATAGTGATTTCAAAATTACAATCACAACTGATCCGGATAAAAAAACTATTATTATCTCAGATAATGGTATTGGCATGACAGAACAAGAAATCATCGATAATATAGGTACAATTGCTAAATCTGGCACAAAAGCATTTTTAGGAAAATTAACAGGTGACCAAAAAAAAGATGCTAATTTAATTGGCCAATTTGGTGTTGGTTTCTATTCAGCTTTTATTGTTGCTGATGAAGTTGTGGTAGAAAGTCGTTCTGCGTATGTGGATCAATCTAAAGGCGTACGTTGGTCCAGTAAGGGAAACGGGGAATTTACTGTTGAACCAATTGAAAAAGAACAAATAGGTACTGACATCACCTTACATTTAAAAAAAGAGGATTTAGATTTGCTGTCAGACTGGACATTACGTCGTATAGTTAATACTTATAGTGATCATATTTCTGTTCCTATCCATATGAAAAAAGCACCAGAATATAACAAAGAAGGTGATGTCATTCCTAGTAATGAGTTAGAAATTGTCAATCAAGCCAAAGCATTATGGACTCGTCCAAAATCAGAAATTACAGAAGAACAATATCAAGATTTTTATCATCATGTGGCACATGATTTTAGTAATGCACTAGCGTGGATCCACTTTAAAGTAGAAGGTCATCAGGACTATACTGGATTACTGTATATCCCTTCTCAAGCGCCATTTAACTTATATGATAGAGAAACTAGCTATGGCATTAAGCTTTATGTTAAGCGTGTTTTTATCATGGATGATGCTAAAAAATTAATTCCAAGTTATTTAAGATTTGTACGAGGTGTAATAGACAGTAATGACTTACCATTAAATGTTTCTCGTGAAATTCTACAGCAAAATAAAGATATTGATACCATTCGTTCTGGTAGTGTAAAAAAAATACTGGATTTAATTAGCTCATTATCAAAAAATGAACCAGAAAAATTCAAAATATTTTGGAATCAATTTGGCGCTGTGTTTAAAGAAGGAATCGGGGAAGACTTTAACAACAAGGAAAGGATTGCTAGTTTAAGTCGTTTTTCAAGTAGCTTAAATAATTCTCCAGAGCAAAATGTATCTTTAGATGAATACATTGCTCGCATGCAACCAGGACAAGATAAAATATATTATATTACTGCTGATTCCTATCAAGCCGCTAAAAATAGCCCCCATTTGGAGATATTTTTAAAGAAAAATATTGAAGTATTACTGCTTACAGATCAGGTTGATGAATGGTTTGTTAATTTATTAAAAGAATATAAAAATAAACCATTAAATAGCATTGTGAAAGGAGAGTTAAACTTAGAGTCACTTGGTGAGCAAACCATAGAGGGTTCTGTCAAAGACGATGAACTCACTAATACAGTGTTAGAAATTTTAAAAACAGCTTTAAAAGATAAGGTTAGTGATGTTCGAACCACTATTCGTTTAACTGAAAGCCCTGCTTGTTTAGTAGTAGAAGAAAATGAAATGAGTCAATATTTGGTCAGAATGTTAGAATCCGCTGGTGCTCAGTCAACTGGTATAGCTCAAGGTAAACTTCCTATATTAGAAGTCAATTCTGAACACGCTTTGTTCAAAATGTTATCAAAAGAGAAAAATACAGAAAAAGCAGTACATCTCGCTGAGATTATTTTTGATCAAGCTTTACTATCTGAGGGTGGGAAACTTAATAATCCATCTGAGTTTATTAAAAGAATGAATCAATTAATCATTGAACAATAG